GTGTCATCGACAACAACAAAGAGCCGAGGAATGGTAGCAACGAGGGGTCCATTCAGGGAAGCTATAACCCGACTTGTTTGGTTCTCATCATAGCAAAGTCGATGATACCGTTATATTCACAATTAGCGTTGTAAAACTTTCATCAAATCTTCTTCCAAGTTTTGGCGTCCATGCAGATGTTGGTAATGTCGCACTGAAATATCAGCAGACGAAAACttgcagtatacatgtacaaccatGACAAGCTGACATCTGACATAAAGTGGACATTAACAGTGAGAGGACATCGGACCATGTGATGGTAACAGCGTTTTGTCTGTGGACCGTGCGTGACTTGAACAAACCATAATATTCTGCAAACCTTTCGGACACCAAAGTCGGACCGCCAGCATCTTTCTtccaaagaagaaattgacacaaCTAAAACAGTTCGTCTTCCGTGTGTGCAGCCTGCGGTTGTCTATATCGAAatttataggccctacatctTATTCTAAATGCACCGGTACCATTGTCCACCAGTGATGAAATGACATTGACTGGTGACAAAGGTCATTGTGACTATGGCTTGTTTGTCTCTACCGTGCATGCTGGATGATTTACCAACCTTCAGTGACAGGTGGTCAGAGTATGGTCAGAGACAGCCGAACCACTGAATCATCTTCAGAAGACACATTAAACGAAAGGATCACTATCTAGCATCAGTCTGACGGTAAATAACCGTGTTTGAACACCTAGTGATCTATCGCTGTAGGCATATCATTCAATTAGTATGCAGACTTGAAGGTTTACTGCGATCCaagtgaagggtttgtttgcaaaaaccgataagtccattttagaagattttgaagtacgatttctgtcataatgtacaaaacaataccttttaaatgatatattggtcactacatataaaggtatatttttgaagttatggtcaaaagaagcaaacattttcttattattctctttatttttcttgacctttaatcgcaaatctctccatttggcaaatatggacttatcggtttttgcaaacgaACTCATCAAGTGTATGTTGACCTCTCTTGATGCCTTTATGTATGCACATAACCAATTTATCGCTAAATACTTCATAAAAATGTATGCGTTGTGTTTCAAACTATTTCTCGTAATTTTTCTAAAAGCCCCACACCCAAAATGTCTTTCAGATCATTTCTATTCATATTACAGTTGTGACACCATCCTCCTGTAACACTGGAGCTAAACAATAAACAGTTATAATTTGTTGTGTACCTCATCGTTTATTGCTATCATATACACTACCCGCACTTACTCACAACAGCTCACAATTCAActtctctttttgtgtgtgcaaatgTTTCTAAAGATTTCTTTTTAGACGTAGCAACGAATGGTAAGGCTCAAAACTGCGTCTGTTCTTCAGCTCAAGTGTTACAGGAGGATGATGTCACAACTTAAATATCAATAAAGACGATATGACGGATAATTTTAGAGACGGGCTAAGGATGTTTAAgaaatggagttccaactggctgtaattctTCAAACAGTCGTCAGTTTTCTATTGatatacaaaagaattccacatcAGGTGCATGTGTGCCTTTGGTGATCGATGTTCGaggccgccgtcttgctgatcAATCTGAGGATTCATCTTAAGCGTTAATATAATGTTggatatattttgcttgttcattttaataaatgaaatgagctCAATTGCTGATAAAGTCCATAAAACGaaagtcaatcccgtccagaaataTATGGAGTCACTCAGAATTgtatcgagtgaaaatgtttaaaattagCTGTACCCTTCTttaaagctggttttatcacttttccacatAATCACAACAAATGAAACTGACATTAAATAATCTTcaagtgtatttcttttttatatcagATTAATGCTCATGAATGCCcagttgagtaattttcatttttttttatttcaccatttaatccgaaaataaaaactaatgaaataaggttcgttgcTCCGAAGGTTCCTAtacgttattccgaaaatgaaatgaggttcgtttttccgaaggtttgaTAAAccgaaaaatgaaaagaaggtgtgTAGGGCTACAACGAACATTCAGAATGATAAACCGGTACTTCAACTTTCGGAATATGGAACCTTATAATCTAATCCCGTTCTAGTATATACATGCGCTATAAAATGCATTTATTTAAATACTTACACTCTATAGATCAAGATCCGCGAGGGCGCTACTGATTTTGTTTAGCAACATTTCCATTctatcataatatttcatttgtgtttaTAATATCAattattctttgttgttgtttgcactGTTCCAGACTCGTACCATCGCTATGTCAGCGTCAACCGATTCCCAAGCCTACTACAAAAAGCGACTGGACAAGTGGCGGGCGCGCTCGGCCAGAGTGTTCACACGTGCCCAGAGCCTGAACAGAACTTTGGACAAACAGCTGTCCACCGCCGTCAAGAGTCTGGAGCGGAACCGCGACCTTGCCATCCGAAGGGACCAGGAGAGAATTTGGCTCGTCACTGGCTCAAAGATTCCAGCAAAGAAGTACACTAAAGATGACTACCAGCCTTCGTATTTGGGCAAGCACTTCAACGCCACACTCCCAACGCCGCAAGAACTGAGCTCCTTATTGCCGAACAAGAAAGCCAAGCAGCGTACACAGTCTGCAGGAAACTACACTCAATTGTCCCGCAGGAGGTTGTCGTCAATGTCCACGGATGATTTGAACATCTACCACTACCGCAAAGCACTCGAGTCCCTCCGTGACAAGTATGCTTCATCGCCATTGTATAGCGAGGTTATAGCCGAAGGGGAGGAAGAAGGTGTTGCTGATGCGACAGTAGAGAATGAACAAGTAAATACGGATGTTAGGAGTACTCCAGCAACACCAGTCGTCCCTTCAGCAACGCCAGAACAATCCCCCGTTCTGCCAGCGAGACCCAAAACCGCCGTGGAGTTAGCGGCACTCAAAAAGCGCGAGCAGCGGGCACGTTCGCCTATTCCGAACGCCGCAAGGCGACGAAAGAGACGCGAATCTATTCCCAACGCGACCGCCCTCATGATTGAGCAGGCACAGGATCCGAAGAACAAGGTCCTGCGGACAAACTTTCTGGACATGTACCAACGCCAGCTTGTGAAGCACCAGCGCAGGATGTCCACTATCCAAGAGCACCATGTTGATCGTCAACGCCGCAAGAATGCTCCTCTGTCAGCACCGTCAAAGAGAGCCAATGTCCTTGCCAAGTGGGAGAACGACTCGCGACCAGCAACTGTCCTAGGAGTAAccgaggaggaggaagaagagccTTATCCTgacgatgattatgatgatgaggaggatgtATTCCAGGAGGACAAGCAGCCCCCGTCACTACGACAGAGCCTACAGTCCATGCGCCGAACAAGTCTGGCGGCCGTGTCTGGAATGAATGCTCTCCACAATGAGATCAAATCCGTCAACAGCTACCGCAAATTCAAGCGGGAGAGTCTCGGGATCCTTGAGAATGACATTCCCAGCATTGATGATCTGGAAGAAGGAGAACTGTTCGACGAGATGCGAAAGGTTCGCTACATCCGATGGGGACAGGACGAGGAACTTGTCGAGGAGCTGAACGAAGATCAACCCCTTGTCAATCAGCTGCAGGCATTGACGATAGATACGACGAAAAAGCCAAAACGATtcttgaagaaaatgaaagaacataATGAACCATCTGTCAATGGAAGATGATACAGTGTTTCGTGTGCTTACCATgattatttcctcttttttttaaacgttcCTGAAGTACTTCTCAAAATCTTTTGTCATAATAACCTTCACGATTTGATTGTCTGTTTCATGAGGTGAAACCCTAAAACCCTACCGAAATTAAAGCTTTTTCAATTTCGAAAACAGAACTTGAATTACGTACATCCAGCATGGCAGGTACGATATACAATCACCAcaattacactgtatttcaaCATCCAGGGTTTGGCGAGCATAACCACAAAAGTTGCCTTTTATCATAGTCTCTAAAAGTGTAAGGGAAAAAGTGAAGTTGATGAAAACGTTTAATTTCAGGAGATGTTGttatggttacagctcgttattccgaaggttcgttattccgaaggctcttagtccgaagatttgttattccgaaggttcgttattccgaatttcattttcggatcaacgaatccccggaataacgaaccttcggaataacgccacaaatgttcggattaacgaaccctttttcattttcggattgacgaaccttcggaataacgaaccttcggaatagcgaaccttcggaataacgaacagcacccgttgtTACATCCATTTCCCTAGGAAATGTCATACATTATTTCTATAGaaatattgctgaaaatcaAACCCATTTGATCTGTAGAAAGTTGAATTTTACCCTTATTATGTATATGGACTTAATAAATGCTATAAGAATAGTGAAACATTAtgtgaaagtttgatgaaaatcggaccATCCATTCGAAAGTTTAACTGATTCCACGCACTGTTCTCTGAGGGTCTGTTTCATGAAGATTGATAGTAAGATTGATCTTTCGATTGATGCAATTCTAACAAGTTTCGTTCGATCTGCTATTAAATCTGTGCTTTAAATCAAGCGTAAGTGTGTTCCTCCAGAAGGCGTGGAGAAAATGCATGCTCATCCAGAATTACTTTTCCTGTATTCACTGGATtcgcacatacactgtacaatgtatatttaggAAATTTTCCCCTCAACGCTACATTGGGTCTTCTAACAACCATCAAATCGCTGAAATCTTTGAAAACAATCGTCACATCGGAAGCTGTTGGTGACACACTTCAGTTCGATTTGATACAGTTGTTTGTTCAGTGTGCCAGAGGTTGACATAAAGAAGGGAAAAATGCAacagtataatacatgtatttggattgatattcattttcaaCTTGTGAATTCTTATACGACCCCTTACCTCTGGCTCTGACCTTTTAAAATCTGACATTCTTACCTGACATTTGTACCTTAGTTATTTGATTATTCAATAGATATGGACAAActtattttattacaaaaagTCTTAACAAATTAGGACCAATATCATCCGACATCCTGGAAATAACAAATCAAACACATCATGTGACTCCTCAATAactttttatatttcttgactCTCCAtcacacaacacaaacacacacacacacacaaccacaatGTCATGGTGTATTTCCTGATATATTACCCTTCATTCATTATACATGATACATTATACAAACATATTCATAAAtagaaacatatatatatatatatatatatatatatatatatatatatatatattaacataCTGGGATCTCCGAGAtgttccccccaccccccacccccccgtGACCTCATCACTGTTTTGATAGTGGTCAACATAAAATGTAACCTCATTGAATTATCACACTCCATCCTTCATCATGCTCGTAAAGCAAATTAGATTTATCATGACAGGCCGAAACGAGGCAAAATAACAGTTTTCAATACTCACTCGATTCAGTTCTCAACGATGACGCTGGTTTGATCTATTTTTGCTGTCCATTTGAACTGTTATTCTAATAATGTATCACACGTAACCTTCAGTCGTATGAGATAATGTTAAATTCTTTGAGCATGGAAAATCATGCTGATATCCTCACGATTGCcgatacatgtattattcatCACTTCACAAAATATTGCCACGGCGTTGTGACATCATACAACTGTATAATAGATTGAAACTAAGTGAGATTATGCAAGAGACAGAGAAATCCTTATTTGCTCGTAACTCGTATTTCCATCAAATTTCACCTATATAAGGATCACAGTTTATATTATAACCATTTCTTA
The nucleotide sequence above comes from Diadema setosum chromosome 5, eeDiaSeto1, whole genome shotgun sequence. Encoded proteins:
- the LOC140228438 gene encoding uncharacterized protein; this translates as MSASTDSQAYYKKRLDKWRARSARVFTRAQSLNRTLDKQLSTAVKSLERNRDLAIRRDQERIWLVTGSKIPAKKYTKDDYQPSYLGKHFNATLPTPQELSSLLPNKKAKQRTQSAGNYTQLSRRRLSSMSTDDLNIYHYRKALESLRDKYASSPLYSEVIAEGEEEGVADATVENEQVNTDVRSTPATPVVPSATPEQSPVLPARPKTAVELAALKKREQRARSPIPNAARRRKRRESIPNATALMIEQAQDPKNKVLRTNFLDMYQRQLVKHQRRMSTIQEHHVDRQRRKNAPLSAPSKRANVLAKWENDSRPATVLGVTEEEEEEPYPDDDYDDEEDVFQEDKQPPSLRQSLQSMRRTSLAAVSGMNALHNEIKSVNSYRKFKRESLGILENDIPSIDDLEEGELFDEMRKVRYIRWGQDEELVEELNEDQPLVNQLQALTIDTTKKPKRFLKKMKEHNEPSVNGR